The proteins below are encoded in one region of Micromonospora sp. DSM 45708:
- a CDS encoding citrate synthase: MTEVKLDHPGGQLSMPVQSAVEGPAGIGVSKLLKETGMTTYDPGFVNTASCSSAITYIDGDAGILRYRGYPIDQLAEKSSFLEVSYLLIYGELPSQTELTEFSERIRRHSLLHEEMRRFFDGFPRDAHPMAVLSSAVSAISTFYQDSLDPFDSEHVEMSMVRLMAKVPTIASYAYKKSIGQPLLYPDNSLGYVENFLRMTFGVPAEQYEVDPVVARVLDMLFVLHADHEQNCSTSTVRLVGSSNANLFASVSAGVNALFGPLHGGANQAVLEMLQKIQADGGDVRTFVQKVKDKQDGVKLMGFGHRVYKNYDPRAAIVKKAAQDVLGRMAKPDPLLDLAMQLEEIALADDFFVSRRLYPNVDFYTGLIYKAMGFPTKMFTVLFALGRLPGWIAQWREMINDPETKIGRPRQIYTGYAERDYVPAKER; encoded by the coding sequence ATGACGGAAGTCAAGCTCGACCACCCCGGTGGGCAGCTGTCGATGCCGGTGCAGTCCGCGGTCGAGGGCCCCGCCGGGATCGGGGTGAGCAAGCTGCTCAAGGAAACCGGGATGACCACGTACGACCCCGGTTTCGTCAACACCGCGTCCTGCTCGTCCGCGATCACCTACATCGACGGTGACGCGGGCATCCTGCGGTACCGCGGCTACCCGATCGACCAGTTGGCCGAGAAGTCCTCCTTCCTGGAGGTCTCCTACCTGCTGATCTACGGCGAGCTGCCGTCCCAGACGGAGCTCACCGAGTTCAGCGAGCGGATCCGGCGGCACTCGCTGCTGCACGAGGAGATGCGCCGCTTCTTCGACGGTTTCCCCCGCGACGCGCACCCGATGGCGGTGCTCTCGTCGGCCGTCAGCGCCATCTCGACGTTCTACCAGGACAGCCTGGACCCGTTCGACTCCGAGCACGTCGAGATGTCCATGGTGCGGCTGATGGCGAAGGTCCCGACCATCGCCTCGTACGCCTACAAGAAGTCGATCGGCCAGCCGCTGCTGTACCCGGACAACTCGCTCGGCTACGTCGAGAACTTCCTGCGGATGACGTTCGGCGTGCCGGCCGAGCAGTACGAGGTCGACCCGGTGGTCGCCCGCGTGCTGGACATGCTGTTCGTCCTGCACGCCGACCACGAGCAGAACTGCTCCACGTCGACGGTGCGGCTGGTCGGCTCCAGCAACGCCAACCTGTTCGCCTCGGTGTCGGCCGGCGTGAACGCGCTGTTCGGCCCGCTGCACGGCGGCGCCAACCAGGCCGTGCTGGAGATGCTCCAGAAGATCCAGGCCGACGGCGGCGACGTCCGCACCTTCGTGCAGAAGGTGAAGGACAAGCAGGACGGCGTGAAGCTGATGGGCTTCGGCCACCGGGTCTACAAGAACTACGACCCGCGGGCCGCGATCGTGAAGAAGGCCGCCCAGGACGTGCTCGGCCGGATGGCCAAGCCGGACCCGCTGCTGGACCTCGCCATGCAGCTGGAGGAGATCGCGCTCGCCGACGACTTCTTCGTCTCCCGGCGGCTCTACCCGAACGTGGACTTCTACACCGGCCTGATCTACAAGGCCATGGGCTTCCCGACGAAGATGTTCACGGTGCTGTTCGCGCTGGGCCGGCTGCCCGGCTGGATCGCCCAGTGGCGCGAGATGATCAACGACCCGGAGACCAAGATCGGTCGCCCGCGGCAGATCTACACCGGCTACGCCGAGCGCGACTACGTCCCCGCCAAGGAGCGCTGA
- a CDS encoding VOC family protein: protein MTPQFDLVGTVVTDMARTLDFYRRLGLPIPAGAETEPHVEVTLPNGVRLAWDTVDTIRGFHPGFTPSAGSPRMSLAFRCAGPAEVDRWYAELTAAGHHGELPPWDAVWGQRYAVLHDPDGNGVDLFAPLPAG, encoded by the coding sequence ATGACACCGCAGTTCGATCTCGTCGGGACCGTCGTCACCGACATGGCCCGCACCCTCGACTTCTACCGCCGGCTGGGGCTGCCGATCCCGGCCGGCGCCGAGACGGAACCGCACGTGGAGGTCACCCTGCCCAACGGGGTCCGGCTGGCCTGGGACACCGTCGACACCATCCGCGGCTTCCATCCCGGTTTCACGCCGTCCGCCGGCAGCCCGCGGATGAGCCTGGCCTTCCGCTGCGCCGGCCCGGCCGAGGTGGACCGCTGGTACGCCGAGCTGACCGCCGCCGGCCACCACGGGGAACTGCCGCCGTGGGACGCCGTCTGGGGCCAGCGGTACGCGGTCCTGCACGATCCGGACGGCAACGGCGTGGACCTGTTCGCGCCGCTGCCGGCCGGCTGA
- a CDS encoding sulfatase-like hydrolase/transferase — protein MVEDTLAPPRARPAGTDAPRRRGAWRAEAARLAEVTALVGLVVTQPLLDVLGRSPDFFLFHGASRADVLLLVALIALVPTLPFAALGALALLGGRPTRAAVHTALVGLLLAALAVQVGRHLTPLRGVPLLLVAGGAGALAAVAHRRWRALRRVLRVAAAGPVVFVGLFLFASPASAVVLPRGDGGAAGTVGAGSHPPVVMIVLDELPLVSLLGPDGRIDAARYPNFAALAAGSTWYRNATGVSGWTPYALPAMLTGRYPDRAVAPHYSQYPDNLFTALGGLYRIKAEESITRLCPPSRCEQPTSPQQGIGVLTRESGKLLRQLTAPVDSRVDPEDSYREQTAAEAGLDAAEPVPDDPKFRWDTLDDNQPARFTSFLAGLRPADRPTLHFLHLLMPHSPWAYLPSGAHYDAPEDLPNDGAGWVDLARARHLAQLGYTDRLIGETLRTLRATGLYDQALVLVTADHGVSFRRDWQGRGIDAITHAANEVAWVPMFVKQPGQRAGRVDDRNWEHVDLLPTIADETHVRVPWRMDGVPARAAPRARADKRFYDRPGQPVTITGGVPAPLPSPAVDPLVGTRVGNAPPGGTATVANRAAFDAVDPARGLPALVWGTVPADVPDGTRLAVAVNGTVGAVVPVVPSDAGGRRFAAFLPDDRIFAAGANRLDLYRLDAGGTPRRLTLS, from the coding sequence GTGGTTGAGGACACCCTCGCCCCACCACGGGCACGTCCGGCCGGCACCGACGCGCCCCGGCGGCGTGGCGCCTGGCGGGCCGAGGCGGCGCGACTGGCGGAGGTGACGGCGCTGGTCGGCCTCGTGGTCACCCAGCCGCTGCTGGACGTGCTCGGTCGCAGCCCCGACTTCTTCCTGTTCCACGGCGCCTCCCGGGCCGACGTGCTGCTCCTGGTCGCGCTGATCGCGCTGGTGCCCACGCTGCCGTTCGCGGCGCTCGGCGCACTGGCGCTGCTCGGCGGCCGGCCCACCCGGGCGGCGGTGCACACCGCGCTGGTCGGGTTGCTGCTCGCCGCGCTCGCGGTCCAGGTCGGCCGCCACCTGACGCCGCTGCGGGGCGTACCGCTGCTGCTGGTGGCCGGCGGGGCGGGGGCGCTCGCGGCGGTCGCCCACCGGCGGTGGCGGGCGCTGCGCCGGGTGCTGCGGGTGGCCGCGGCCGGCCCGGTGGTCTTCGTCGGGCTGTTCCTGTTCGCGTCGCCGGCCTCGGCGGTGGTGCTGCCCCGGGGCGACGGCGGCGCCGCCGGCACGGTCGGCGCGGGCAGCCACCCGCCGGTGGTCATGATCGTGCTGGACGAGCTGCCGCTGGTGTCGCTGCTCGGCCCGGACGGGCGGATCGACGCCGCCCGCTACCCGAACTTCGCCGCGCTGGCCGCCGGCTCGACCTGGTACCGCAACGCCACCGGCGTCAGCGGCTGGACGCCCTACGCGCTGCCGGCCATGCTCACCGGCCGCTACCCGGACCGGGCGGTGGCGCCGCACTACTCGCAGTACCCGGACAACCTGTTCACCGCGCTCGGCGGCCTCTACCGGATCAAGGCCGAGGAGAGCATCACCCGGCTCTGCCCGCCCAGCCGCTGCGAGCAGCCGACCAGCCCGCAGCAGGGCATCGGCGTGCTGACCCGGGAGAGCGGCAAGCTGCTGCGCCAGCTCACCGCGCCGGTGGACAGCCGGGTCGACCCGGAGGACTCGTACCGGGAACAGACCGCCGCCGAGGCCGGGCTGGACGCCGCCGAACCGGTGCCCGACGACCCGAAGTTCCGCTGGGACACGCTCGACGACAACCAGCCGGCCCGGTTCACCTCGTTCCTCGCCGGGCTGCGCCCCGCCGACCGCCCCACGCTGCACTTCCTGCACCTGCTGATGCCGCACTCACCGTGGGCCTACCTGCCGTCCGGGGCGCACTACGACGCGCCGGAGGACCTGCCCAACGACGGGGCCGGCTGGGTGGACCTGGCCCGCGCCCGGCACTTGGCCCAGCTCGGCTACACCGACCGGCTGATCGGCGAGACGCTGCGCACGCTGCGCGCCACCGGCCTCTACGACCAGGCCTTGGTGCTGGTCACCGCGGACCACGGGGTGAGCTTCCGCCGGGACTGGCAGGGCCGGGGGATCGACGCCATCACGCACGCCGCGAACGAGGTGGCCTGGGTGCCGATGTTCGTCAAGCAGCCCGGGCAGCGGGCCGGTCGGGTCGACGACCGCAACTGGGAGCACGTCGACCTGCTGCCCACCATCGCCGACGAGACCCACGTCCGGGTGCCCTGGCGGATGGACGGCGTCCCGGCGAGGGCCGCCCCGCGCGCGCGGGCCGACAAGCGCTTCTACGACCGGCCCGGCCAGCCGGTGACGATCACCGGCGGGGTCCCCGCCCCGCTGCCGTCGCCCGCCGTCGACCCGCTGGTCGGCACCCGGGTCGGGAACGCGCCCCCCGGCGGTACGGCCACGGTCGCGAACCGGGCCGCGTTCGACGCGGTCGACCCGGCGCGGGGGCTGCCGGCGCTGGTCTGGGGCACCGTGCCCGCCGACGTGCCGGACGGCACCCGGCTCGCGGTGGCGGTCAACGGCACGGTCGGCGCCGTGGTGCCGGTGGTGCCGTCGGACGCCGGCGGCCGGCGGTTCGCCGCGTTCCTCCCCGACGACCGGATCTTCGCCGCCGGCGCCAACCGTCTCGACCTCTACCGCCTCGACGCCGGTGGGACGCCGCGGCGGCTCACCCTGTCCTGA
- a CDS encoding class I SAM-dependent methyltransferase codes for MTVPDTGVRVEPGSFRDPGNRVFHRAGEVLRGLDERSARDWRALAATDLFRDLTAAGHLVGTEELVPTPVDVPWAAVLRHDRIPFVSHPYEWSYAMLRDAALLHLDVLRAALDAGFTTKDGSAYNVQWRGARPVFIDVGSFEALRDGEPWAGYRQFCQTLLYPLLIQAHLGLDFQPFLRARIDGVEPDQMRRLFAGTRRWRAGVPTHVHLHGAMQARHADASSSDVRAQLRAAGFSRDLALATVRGLTRLVRRLDHRPGDSHWSDYQRTCAYSVPDRQAKEAFVDRAVAATAPHTALDVGANDGRYARIAARHAACVVAVEQDPAVVDALYRALRDEGEGRILPLVMDLADPSPGGGWRGVERAAFVDRARADLVLALAVVHHLAIGRNVPLPDVLDQLVALTGTGGSLVVEFVHPDDPMARRLLANKPDGLFPDYRRDAFEALLARRGRVVARVELPSGTRTLYQVVVGG; via the coding sequence ATGACGGTTCCCGACACCGGCGTCCGCGTCGAACCAGGCTCCTTCCGCGACCCCGGCAACCGGGTCTTCCACCGGGCCGGGGAGGTGCTGCGCGGGCTCGACGAGCGGTCCGCGCGGGACTGGCGGGCGCTGGCCGCCACCGACCTCTTCCGTGACCTCACCGCCGCCGGCCACCTGGTCGGCACCGAGGAACTCGTCCCCACCCCGGTCGACGTGCCCTGGGCCGCGGTGCTGCGGCACGACCGCATCCCGTTCGTGTCCCACCCCTACGAGTGGTCGTACGCGATGCTGCGCGACGCGGCGCTGCTGCACCTGGACGTGCTGCGCGCCGCGCTGGACGCCGGCTTCACCACCAAGGACGGGTCGGCCTACAACGTGCAGTGGCGCGGCGCCCGGCCGGTCTTCATCGACGTCGGCTCGTTCGAGGCGCTGCGCGACGGTGAACCCTGGGCCGGCTACCGGCAGTTCTGCCAGACGCTGCTCTACCCGCTGCTGATCCAGGCCCACCTCGGGCTGGACTTCCAGCCGTTCCTGCGGGCCCGGATCGACGGCGTCGAGCCGGACCAGATGCGCCGCCTGTTCGCCGGCACCCGCCGCTGGCGCGCCGGCGTACCCACCCACGTGCACCTGCACGGCGCGATGCAGGCCCGCCACGCCGACGCCAGCAGCAGCGACGTCCGCGCCCAACTGCGTGCCGCCGGCTTCTCCCGCGACCTGGCCCTGGCCACCGTACGCGGACTCACCCGGCTGGTCCGCCGGCTCGACCACCGGCCCGGCGACAGCCACTGGTCGGACTACCAGCGCACCTGCGCCTACTCGGTGCCGGACCGGCAGGCCAAGGAAGCCTTCGTCGACCGGGCGGTGGCGGCCACCGCGCCGCACACCGCACTGGACGTGGGCGCCAACGACGGCCGGTACGCCCGCATCGCGGCCCGGCACGCCGCGTGCGTGGTCGCCGTCGAGCAGGACCCGGCCGTGGTCGACGCGCTCTACCGCGCGCTGCGCGACGAGGGGGAGGGGCGGATCCTGCCGCTGGTGATGGACCTGGCCGACCCGTCGCCCGGCGGCGGCTGGCGCGGCGTCGAGCGGGCCGCGTTCGTCGACCGGGCGCGCGCCGACCTGGTGCTCGCCCTGGCCGTGGTGCACCACCTGGCGATCGGCCGCAACGTGCCGCTGCCGGACGTGCTCGACCAGCTCGTCGCGCTCACCGGGACCGGCGGCAGCCTGGTGGTGGAGTTCGTCCACCCGGACGACCCGATGGCCCGGCGGCTGCTCGCCAACAAGCCGGACGGCCTCTTCCCCGACTACCGGCGGGACGCGTTCGAGGCGCTGCTGGCCCGGCGCGGCCGGGTGGTGGCGCGCGTCGAGCTGCCGTCCGGCACCCGCACGCTCTACCAGGTGGTGGTGGGTGGTTGA
- a CDS encoding ArnT family glycosyltransferase, which produces MDRTESLLTSPTAGPPGRAASAGPPATGPAAAPVPEPTPTPADPPGRDPRWARPALLGLLVATGLLYLWGLGASGWANAFYSAAVQAGSESWTAFLYGSSDAANSITVDKTPASLWLMALSVRVFGLNAWSVLVPQALLGVASVAVLYATVRRWYGPVAGLLAGAVLALTPVATLMFRFNNPDALLVFLLLAAAYATVRAVETAGTRWIALAGALVGFGFLTKMLQAFLVIPVFAGVYLLAAPTGLWRRIRQLLLAGLAVVVSAGWWVAVVELVPASARPYVGGSQHNSILELTLGYNGLGRITGDEVGSVGGGGRPGGGGGGPFSGQAGLLRMFDTEVGGQISWLLPAALILLVAGLWLAGRSARTDRRRAGLLLWGGWLLVTGLIFSFMSGIFHAYYTVALAPAVGALVGIGVTQLWRARTVPTASAAASSPATMPAPATAPAPATAPAPATAPAPATAPAPPAGLVSAASDPVGPGVASAGPVGAERTPARNGWRAHAATLVLAGTLAVTAWWSWRLLGRSPDWQPWLRPTVLTAGLTAAVLLALLDLPVIKGFVSAGAPPTDANSLVTTGRAGRAGRAGRWWTRGVVTGVAALGVSAGLAGPAAYALQTAATPHTGSIPSAGPDVMGGFGPGGRGGFPGGRMPGGEFRGGAMPGFPGGGNGPFPGFPGGQNGAFPGFPGGGQPPGAPGGQNGGTGQNGGTGQNGGTGQNGGTGQNGGTGQNGGTGQNGGVGQDGGVGRGQRGGGMGGLLDAREPSAEMTALLKTDAEDYTWVAATIGSNNASGYQLATGEPVMPIGGFNGSDPSPTLAQFQRYVADGRIHWFLGGGGFRANGGSSASAEITAWVAENFTATTVDGVTVYDLSSGKQG; this is translated from the coding sequence ATGGACAGAACCGAGAGCCTGCTGACCTCGCCGACGGCCGGCCCGCCCGGACGAGCCGCGTCCGCCGGCCCACCCGCGACCGGACCGGCCGCCGCGCCCGTACCCGAGCCGACCCCGACCCCGGCGGACCCGCCCGGCCGCGACCCGCGCTGGGCCCGCCCGGCCCTGCTCGGCCTGCTGGTGGCCACCGGGTTGCTCTACCTGTGGGGTCTGGGCGCCTCCGGCTGGGCGAACGCGTTCTACTCGGCGGCCGTGCAGGCCGGCTCGGAGAGCTGGACGGCGTTCCTCTACGGCTCCTCGGACGCGGCCAACTCGATCACCGTCGACAAGACGCCGGCCTCGCTCTGGCTGATGGCGCTCTCGGTGCGCGTCTTCGGGCTGAACGCCTGGTCGGTCCTGGTGCCGCAGGCGCTGCTCGGCGTCGCGTCGGTGGCCGTGCTGTACGCGACCGTGCGCCGCTGGTACGGCCCGGTGGCCGGTCTGCTCGCCGGCGCGGTCCTGGCGCTGACCCCGGTGGCCACGCTGATGTTCCGGTTCAACAACCCCGACGCGCTGCTGGTGTTCCTGCTGCTGGCCGCCGCGTACGCCACGGTCCGGGCGGTCGAGACCGCGGGCACCCGGTGGATCGCGCTGGCCGGCGCGCTGGTCGGCTTCGGCTTCCTCACCAAGATGCTCCAGGCGTTCCTGGTGATCCCGGTGTTCGCCGGTGTCTACCTGCTGGCGGCGCCGACCGGCCTGTGGCGGCGGATCCGTCAGCTCCTGCTGGCCGGGCTGGCCGTGGTGGTGTCCGCCGGCTGGTGGGTGGCGGTCGTGGAGTTGGTGCCGGCCAGCGCCCGTCCGTACGTCGGCGGCTCGCAGCACAACAGCATCCTGGAGCTGACCCTCGGCTACAACGGCCTGGGCCGGATCACCGGTGACGAGGTGGGCAGCGTCGGCGGGGGCGGTCGGCCGGGCGGCGGGGGCGGCGGCCCGTTCTCCGGCCAGGCAGGTCTGCTGCGGATGTTCGACACCGAGGTCGGCGGGCAGATCTCCTGGCTGCTGCCGGCCGCGCTGATCCTGCTGGTGGCCGGCCTGTGGCTGGCCGGGCGGTCGGCGCGGACCGACCGCCGCCGGGCCGGCCTGCTGCTCTGGGGCGGTTGGCTGCTGGTCACCGGGCTGATCTTCAGCTTCATGTCCGGCATCTTCCACGCCTACTACACGGTCGCCCTGGCCCCGGCCGTCGGCGCGCTAGTCGGCATCGGGGTCACCCAGCTCTGGCGGGCCCGGACCGTGCCCACCGCGTCCGCTGCCGCCTCCTCCCCGGCGACCATGCCTGCCCCGGCGACCGCCCCCGCCCCGGCGACTGCCCCTGCCCCGGCGACTGCCCCTGCCCCGGCGACCGCCCCGGCCCCGCCGGCCGGTCTGGTGTCGGCCGCGTCCGATCCCGTCGGGCCCGGCGTCGCGTCGGCCGGACCGGTCGGGGCCGAGCGCACCCCGGCGCGGAACGGCTGGCGCGCACACGCCGCCACGCTGGTCCTGGCCGGCACGCTGGCGGTCACCGCCTGGTGGTCCTGGCGCCTGCTCGGCCGCAGCCCCGACTGGCAGCCCTGGCTGCGTCCCACCGTCCTGACGGCCGGCCTGACCGCCGCCGTCCTCCTGGCCCTCCTCGACCTCCCGGTGATCAAGGGCTTTGTGTCGGCCGGGGCGCCACCCACCGACGCGAACTCCTTGGTCACCACGGGTCGGGCGGGTCGGGCGGGTCGGGCGGGTCGGTGGTGGACGCGCGGGGTGGTGACGGGGGTGGCGGCGCTGGGGGTGTCGGCGGGGCTGGCCGGGCCGGCGGCGTACGCGCTCCAGACCGCGGCGACCCCGCACACCGGCTCGATCCCGAGCGCCGGCCCCGACGTGATGGGTGGCTTCGGGCCGGGCGGCCGGGGCGGCTTCCCCGGCGGACGGATGCCGGGCGGGGAGTTCCGCGGCGGCGCGATGCCCGGCTTCCCGGGCGGCGGGAACGGTCCGTTCCCGGGTTTTCCAGGCGGTCAGAACGGCGCGTTCCCGGGGTTCCCGGGCGGCGGCCAGCCGCCCGGCGCTCCCGGCGGCCAGAACGGCGGCACCGGCCAGAACGGCGGCACCGGCCAGAACGGCGGCACCGGCCAGAACGGCGGCACCGGCCAGAACGGCGGCACCGGCCAGAACGGCGGCACCGGCCAGAACGGCGGTGTCGGTCAGGACGGCGGTGTCGGGCGTGGCCAACGCGGCGGCGGCATGGGCGGGCTGCTCGACGCGCGTGAGCCGAGCGCCGAGATGACGGCGCTGCTCAAGACCGACGCCGAGGACTACACCTGGGTCGCGGCCACGATCGGCTCGAACAACGCCTCCGGCTACCAACTCGCCACCGGCGAGCCGGTGATGCCGATCGGCGGCTTCAACGGCAGCGACCCGTCGCCGACGCTGGCGCAGTTCCAGCGGTACGTGGCCGACGGCCGGATCCACTGGTTCCTCGGCGGCGGCGGGTTCCGGGCCAACGGCGGCAGCAGCGCGTCGGCCGAGATCACCGCCTGGGTCGCCGAGAACTTCACCGCGACCACCGTCGACGGGGTGACCGTGTACGACCTGAGCAGCGGAAAGCAGGGCTGA
- a CDS encoding glycosyltransferase: protein MILMPEPRAAVQARPTAEGVVLDVVVPVYNEEVDLGPCVRRLHAYLTAQFPYPFRITVADNASSDGTLALAEALAAELPEVAVLHLAEKGRGRALRAAWSASPAPVLAYLDVDLSTDLAALPPLVAPLLSGHSDLAIGTRLARTSRVVRGARREVISRGYNLLLRGTLAVRFSDAQCGFKAIRADVAAELLPLVQDTGWFFDTELLVLAQRAGLRIHEVPVDWVDDPDSRVDVVATALADLRGIGRLGRALLTGALPLARLRAQLGRGPLPAPPAQVPVGLPGQLVRFAAVGVASTLAYLVLFLVARGPLGAQPANLLALLLTAVANTAANRRLTFGVTGRRHAGRHHLQGLLAFALGLALTSGSLAVLHAVTVPPRAVELAVLVAANLVATALRFLLLRLALHHRP, encoded by the coding sequence ATGATCCTGATGCCGGAGCCCCGGGCCGCCGTGCAGGCCCGGCCCACCGCCGAGGGCGTGGTGCTGGACGTGGTGGTCCCGGTCTACAACGAGGAGGTCGACCTCGGCCCCTGTGTCCGGCGGCTGCACGCCTACCTGACCGCCCAGTTCCCGTACCCGTTCCGGATCACGGTGGCCGACAACGCCAGCTCCGACGGCACCCTGGCGTTGGCCGAGGCGCTCGCCGCCGAGCTGCCCGAGGTGGCGGTGCTGCACCTGGCGGAGAAGGGGCGCGGACGGGCGTTGCGGGCCGCCTGGTCGGCCTCGCCGGCACCGGTGCTCGCGTACCTGGACGTGGACCTCTCCACCGATCTGGCGGCGCTGCCGCCGCTGGTGGCGCCGCTGCTGTCCGGGCATTCCGACCTGGCCATCGGCACCCGGCTGGCGCGCACCAGCCGGGTGGTCCGGGGCGCCAGGCGGGAGGTGATCTCCCGGGGCTACAACCTGCTGCTGCGCGGCACGCTCGCGGTGCGCTTCTCCGACGCCCAGTGCGGGTTCAAGGCGATCCGCGCCGACGTGGCGGCCGAGCTGCTGCCGCTGGTCCAGGACACCGGCTGGTTCTTCGACACGGAGCTGCTGGTGCTGGCCCAGCGGGCCGGGCTGCGGATCCACGAGGTGCCGGTGGACTGGGTGGACGACCCGGACAGCCGGGTGGACGTGGTCGCCACCGCCCTGGCCGACCTGCGCGGCATCGGACGGCTGGGCCGCGCGCTGCTCACCGGCGCGTTGCCGTTGGCGCGACTGCGCGCCCAGCTCGGCCGGGGGCCGCTGCCGGCGCCGCCGGCGCAGGTGCCGGTCGGGCTGCCCGGCCAGCTCGTCCGCTTCGCCGCGGTGGGGGTGGCCAGCACGCTCGCGTACCTGGTGCTTTTCCTGGTGGCCCGCGGCCCGCTCGGCGCGCAACCGGCGAACCTGCTGGCGCTGCTGCTGACCGCGGTGGCGAACACGGCGGCCAACCGCCGGCTGACGTTCGGCGTCACCGGCCGCCGGCATGCCGGACGGCACCACCTCCAGGGGCTGCTCGCGTTCGCGCTGGGCCTGGCCCTGACCAGTGGCTCCCTGGCCGTCCTGCACGCCGTGACGGTCCCGCCGCGCGCGGTCGAGCTGGCCGTCCTGGTGGCGGCCAACCTGGTCGCCACCGCGCTGCGCTTCCTGCTGCTGCGTCTGGCCCTGCACCACCGCCCCTGA
- a CDS encoding helix-turn-helix transcriptional regulator, which translates to MYRERAAVGIRSAVRWASVSPGAGPVRVLPDGCLDLLWSSRAGLLVAGPDRVAQVSWSAPGERWIGLRLPPGVGPAVFGVPAEELRDRRVPLADLWGRAAVDLAERVRAATGPTGSRCAARWSDAGATALEEVALDRLRAAGGPDPLGAHVAARLAAGATVAATAAEVGLGARALHRRSRALFGYGPKTLARILRMRRALDLARGGVPLAEVAARSGYADQAHLTRDVRELAGVPPTRLLAPPTD; encoded by the coding sequence ATGTACCGGGAACGGGCGGCGGTGGGCATCCGGTCGGCGGTGCGGTGGGCGAGCGTCTCGCCCGGCGCCGGGCCGGTGCGCGTGCTGCCGGACGGGTGTCTGGACCTGCTCTGGTCCAGTCGGGCCGGGCTGCTGGTGGCCGGGCCGGACCGGGTGGCGCAGGTGTCGTGGTCAGCGCCGGGGGAGAGGTGGATCGGGCTGCGCCTGCCGCCGGGCGTCGGCCCGGCCGTGTTCGGGGTGCCCGCCGAGGAACTACGGGACCGACGTGTCCCGCTCGCCGACCTGTGGGGCCGCGCCGCCGTGGACCTGGCCGAACGGGTCCGGGCGGCGACCGGTCCAACCGGGTCGCGGTGCGCGGCCCGCTGGTCGGACGCCGGCGCCACGGCCCTGGAGGAGGTGGCGCTCGACCGGCTGCGGGCCGCCGGTGGGCCCGACCCGCTCGGCGCGCACGTGGCCGCCCGGCTCGCCGCCGGGGCCACGGTCGCCGCGACCGCCGCCGAGGTCGGCCTCGGCGCGCGGGCCCTGCACCGGCGCAGCCGGGCCCTGTTCGGGTACGGCCCGAAGACGCTGGCCCGCATCCTGCGCATGCGTCGCGCGCTGGACCTGGCCCGTGGCGGCGTGCCGCTCGCCGAGGTCGCCGCGCGGTCCGGGTACGCCGACCAGGCCCACCTCACCCGCGACGTGCGGGAGCTGGCCGGCGTCCCACCGACCCGGCTGCTCGCCCCGCCCACCGACTGA